The following proteins are encoded in a genomic region of Hymenobacter siberiensis:
- a CDS encoding LLM class flavin-dependent oxidoreductase: MTTDSFAPLAYSVLDLAPINAGSTPADTFHHSLDLAQQVEKLGYTRYWLSEHHNMASVASSAPVVLIGYIAGGTSTLRVGSGGIMLPNHAPLVVAEQLGTLASLYPGRIDLGLGRAPGSDQVTAQAIRGSRFGGPQDFPRDIQQLQAYFSAANSTATVRAIPGEGLEVPIWILGSSTDSAYLAAALGLPYAFASHFAPGQLFAALEIYRQNFRPSAALAAPYVIACVNVVAADTDAEAQHLATSLKQFMLGVIKGRPAPLQPPVESMAGLWEPAQQYTVEQMLACAFIGSKATVEQDLQAFVDETQVNEIMVVSNIFSHEARVYSYQLLAEALRGIPQPQSEQQLVG, translated from the coding sequence ACCTGGCGCAGCAGGTTGAGAAGCTGGGCTATACCCGATACTGGCTTTCCGAGCATCACAACATGGCGAGCGTGGCCAGCTCGGCGCCGGTAGTGCTGATTGGCTACATCGCGGGCGGCACCAGCACGTTGCGGGTGGGCTCGGGCGGCATCATGCTGCCCAACCATGCACCGCTGGTGGTGGCCGAGCAGCTGGGCACGCTGGCCTCGCTCTATCCGGGCCGCATTGATTTGGGGCTGGGCCGCGCGCCTGGTTCCGACCAGGTGACGGCCCAAGCCATTCGGGGCAGCCGCTTCGGTGGCCCGCAGGATTTCCCCCGCGACATTCAGCAGCTGCAGGCCTATTTCTCGGCCGCCAACAGCACCGCCACCGTGCGCGCCATTCCGGGCGAGGGGCTGGAGGTGCCCATCTGGATTCTGGGTTCCAGCACTGATAGCGCCTACCTGGCCGCCGCGCTGGGGCTGCCTTATGCGTTTGCCAGCCACTTTGCGCCGGGCCAGCTATTTGCGGCGCTAGAGATTTACCGTCAGAACTTCCGGCCGTCGGCCGCGCTGGCCGCGCCCTATGTTATTGCCTGCGTGAACGTGGTGGCCGCCGATACCGATGCCGAGGCGCAGCACCTGGCCACCTCGCTCAAGCAGTTTATGCTGGGCGTCATCAAGGGGCGGCCCGCGCCGTTGCAACCGCCCGTCGAGTCGATGGCCGGGCTGTGGGAGCCGGCGCAGCAATACACCGTGGAGCAGATGCTGGCCTGTGCCTTCATCGGTAGCAAGGCCACCGTTGAGCAGGACCTGCAGGCGTTTGTGGACGAGACGCAGGTGAATGAAATCATGGTGGTATCCAACATTTTCAGCCACGAGGCGCGGGTGTATTCCTATCAGCTGCTGGCGGAGGCGCTGCGGGGGATTCCGCAGCCGCAGAGTGAGCAGCAGCTGGTGGGCTAA